The Blautia pseudococcoides genome segment AACGAAGAAAAATTCAAGTGCGGATATGATATTGTTGTAGTAGTCAGGGTAAATGGAAAGGATCAGGGATTCCATTCCATGGAGAGTGCGCTTTTGCATTTAGGTAAGTTCACAAAGACCATAAGAAGTGAAGAGAATGAAAACAGTATTGATTAAGATGATTCGGCTTTATCAGAAATATTTATCCCCGTTAAAGAGAACCCGTTGTCCCTATATACCCACGTGTTCTCAGTATGGATTAGAAGCAATTGAGAAATATGGTGCAGTAAAAGGTAGTTTATTGGC includes the following:
- the yidD gene encoding membrane protein insertion efficiency factor YidD, translating into MKTVLIKMIRLYQKYLSPLKRTRCPYIPTCSQYGLEAIEKYGAVKGSLLACWRILRCNPFSKGGYDPVP